One Oryza sativa Japonica Group chromosome 8, ASM3414082v1 DNA window includes the following coding sequences:
- the LOC4346192 gene encoding peptidyl-prolyl cis-trans isomerase FKBP16-3, chloroplastic — translation MRRCAIHSPPLPRLLIRTCLIPSSSSPLPSSSTMAATASSSSTATASPLLLPSARRPLPSSKPWLPDGRAFRGSRALSSAARRCFCCCCRCEAAGEAGTAPPPQQRGVDDGGVVCTSATRSRRRSVLGVAVGVSSALALGLAAFDDALAAGLPPEEKPKLCDAACEKDLENVPMVTTESGLQYKDIKVGEGPSPPIGFQVAANYVAMVPNGQIFDSSLEKGQPYIFRVGSGQVIKGLDEGILSMKVGGLRRLYIPGPLAFPKGLTSAPGRPRVAPSSPVMFDVNLLYIPGLDDE, via the exons ATGCGTCGTTGCGCTATccattctcctcctctcccacgtcTCCTGATCCGTACCTGCTTAATTCCTtcgtcttcctctcctcttccttcttcttccacCATGGCTGCAACCGCTtcgtcctcctccaccgccaccgcctcgccgctcctcctcccctcggcccgccgcccgctccctTCCTCCAAACCGTGGCTTCCCGACGGCAGGGCGTTCAGGGGCAGCAGGGCGCTGAGTTCAGCGGCGCGGcgatgcttctgctgctgctgcaggtgcGAGGCCGCCGGTGAGGCGggaacggcgccgccgccgcagcagcgcgGAGTGGATGACGGCGGCGTGGTCTGTACCAGCGCCACCCGGTCCCGGAGGAGGAGCGTTCTTGGAGTCGCCGTGGGGGTATCGTCGGCGCTGGCGCTCGGCCTGGCCGCGTTCGATGATGCCCTCGCCGCCGGGCTGCCTCCCGAGGAGAAGCCCAAGCTCTGCGACGCCGCCTGCGAGAAGGACCTCGAAAAT GTGCCCATGGTGACTACAGAGTCTGGTCTTCAGTACAAGGATATCAAAGTGGGTGAAGGCCCAAGTCCACCCATTGGCTTCCAG GTTGCTGCAAATTATGTTGCCATGGTACCGAATGGACAGATATTTGACAG TTCTCTGGAAAAGGGGCAGCCCTACATATTCCGTGTTGGTTCAGGACag GTGATAAAGGGACTTGATGAAGGGATATTGTCAATGAAGGTTGGAGGACTACGGCGATTATACATACCTGGCCCG CTAGCATTTCCGAAGGGCCTTACTTCAGCTCCTGGAAGGCCAAGAGTGGCTCCAAGCAGCCCAGTTATGTTCGACGTCAACTTATTGTACATACCAGGTCTTGATGATGAGTGA